The Colletotrichum destructivum chromosome 7, complete sequence genome contains the following window.
TCCCATCTGATACTTATATTTCGTCCGCCGCCCGACGACATCTTTGTATCCCACAAACCCCTTTCGCTTATTCGACCGACGTACACGAATCGCAGCCAAAATGTTCTCCAAGATCCTCTCCGTCGCTACCGTGGCTCTTGCCACCACCTCGCTGGTCTCTGCCCAGACCTTCACTACCTGCGATCCTACCAAGAAGGGTATGCGACCCCCTCCCACCGCCCTGGTTCATCCTTGCTTGACAATAAACTTGTGTGGAATGGCTTTGCTGACTGAACACCTAGACTGCCCCCCCGATCCCGCTCTGGGCAAGTCCGTGAGCATCGACTTCACCAAGGGCAACGATGATTCCATCTTCCGCAAGCTCGACGGTACCTCTGTTAAGTTCGAGGATGGCGGtgccctcttctccatcggCAAGGAGACGGATGCCCCCACCATGGCCTCCAAGAAGTACATCTTCTTCggcaaggtcgacgtcgtcctcaaGGCCTCCCCTGGCCAGGGTGTAGTCACCTCGGTCGTCCTCCAAtctgacgacctcgacgagatcgactGGGAGTGGGTTGGCGGCGACAACGCCCAGGTCCAGACCAACTACTTCGGCAAGGGTGACACCAGCACCTATGACCGTGGTGCCTACCACCCTGTGAGCAACCCCTTGAGCGAGTACCACACCTACACCATCGACTGGACCCAGGAGTCGGTTAAGTGGATCATCAACGGCGCTCTCGTCCGCGAGCTCAAgtacgccgacgccaagggcGGTGCCATGTTCCCCCAGACACCCATGGAGGTCAAGATCGGAACCTGGGTTGCCGGCCGCAA
Protein-coding sequences here:
- a CDS encoding Putative glycoside hydrolase family 16, concanavalin A-like lectin/glucanase domain superfamily gives rise to the protein MFSKILSVATVALATTSLVSAQTFTTCDPTKKDCPPDPALGKSVSIDFTKGNDDSIFRKLDGTSVKFEDGGALFSIGKETDAPTMASKKYIFFGKVDVVLKASPGQGVVTSVVLQSDDLDEIDWEWVGGDNAQVQTNYFGKGDTSTYDRGAYHPVSNPLSEYHTYTIDWTQESVKWIINGALVRELKYADAKGGAMFPQTPMEVKIGTWVAGRKDAPKGTVEWAGGYTDFSKGPFNAYYQSITITDYQGNKGAKGAKEYVYGDRSGSWESIIVKTEGGSDDDKSSSASKTASKTESKTTLSTVTASGSASGSATASAAASGEASATEEASSTATGSASSGSGSSGSASAASGTTAGATSAPTAVTTNSGFATKANLALGAAGLFFTFLL